Proteins from a single region of Dyadobacter fanqingshengii:
- a CDS encoding C40 family peptidase gives MKNHITRCFQFTICTLALTILLSACDTLRKTPERSKSSRYAPSRSSKSRGAVARRPPARTPARKPATASKPTYSRPGDLPASAVPQVVQVARTYAGTPYRSGGNDKNGIDCSGLICSVYSEIGVKVPRISWQQSEFGQEVGSIKDIKPGDWLFFVPEAGKEGYVSHAGIVTDVRNQDEIMFIHASTSRGVREDNLFSNYFKGRFVKAMRPF, from the coding sequence ATGAAGAACCACATTACCCGTTGTTTTCAATTCACGATCTGCACGTTGGCATTAACCATACTTTTATCTGCCTGCGATACGCTTCGTAAAACCCCGGAAAGATCCAAGTCTTCAAGATACGCACCTTCAAGGTCATCCAAATCGCGGGGAGCTGTGGCGCGCAGGCCTCCGGCAAGAACGCCTGCCAGAAAACCTGCTACTGCTTCAAAACCAACATATAGCAGGCCGGGAGATCTGCCCGCATCCGCTGTTCCGCAAGTGGTCCAGGTTGCCCGCACCTATGCCGGAACTCCTTATCGCTCAGGCGGAAATGATAAAAATGGCATTGATTGCTCCGGTCTGATATGCTCAGTTTATTCCGAAATCGGTGTAAAAGTCCCACGGATTTCGTGGCAGCAATCTGAATTTGGACAGGAAGTGGGCAGCATTAAGGACATTAAGCCCGGTGACTGGCTGTTTTTTGTACCGGAAGCTGGAAAAGAAGGCTATGTTTCCCACGCGGGCATTGTGACCGACGTCCGAAATCAGGACGAGATTATGTTTATTCATGCTTCCACATCGCGCGGCGTGCGGGAGGACAATCTTTTTTCCAATTATTTCAAAGGAAGATTCGTC